In Acidiphilium acidophilum, one genomic interval encodes:
- a CDS encoding DUF2142 domain-containing protein translates to MKPSRRALRLDRIILVALFVVLTMVTGFRLAVLTPIGQVADEPAHIARAAALLHGQLLGQRVPFTPPGKSTVTVPAVRVDYGLLNASIGEMGASCAHPGTAVRTADLPWTRNQIIDIDYNTVQYFPALYLPGTIGIAIGRLLGQRPLAALFSGRIGMLLAYVLIGALAVGVARFGAGVIFATLSLPMALSLGASFNQDGLLIALSALAGAILTIDPVRHPKTRWWFLPIFMLVIASKPPYGLLLFMALTPLAAPHRWRRAFLIAIWGIPPLIWVVVMAHVSLMPYLLGPYKPGPLWPGQAGAVFTTTAPLAQLRVLTADPLRIVTLTVGLLIDSGGFLIKSGIGMLGWLTVDLARWAYVGWGLALAAAGAGVIAARASDGARWNWLDSVFSIVLVSCSVIAIELAVYLSWDKVGSAVIYGPQGRYYLLFLPFLMLAIPRLGGRFSRVMVAASVVPAVIMAVIDMFYLPGLMAQRFCLG, encoded by the coding sequence ATGAAGCCCAGCCGAAGGGCTCTGCGTCTCGACCGGATCATTCTGGTCGCCCTTTTCGTCGTGCTTACGATGGTGACAGGTTTCCGGTTGGCCGTGCTCACGCCGATCGGGCAGGTTGCCGACGAGCCAGCTCATATTGCGCGCGCTGCGGCGCTGCTGCATGGGCAGTTGCTCGGTCAGCGGGTACCGTTCACGCCGCCGGGCAAGTCGACTGTGACCGTGCCGGCGGTGCGCGTCGATTACGGATTGCTGAATGCGTCGATCGGTGAAATGGGCGCATCGTGCGCCCATCCCGGCACTGCCGTGCGGACAGCCGATCTGCCATGGACGCGCAATCAAATCATCGACATCGATTACAATACGGTCCAGTATTTTCCGGCTCTGTATCTGCCCGGAACGATCGGGATCGCGATAGGTCGCCTCCTTGGTCAACGCCCGCTGGCAGCGCTGTTTTCCGGACGAATAGGGATGCTGCTCGCTTACGTGCTGATCGGGGCGCTGGCGGTCGGAGTGGCGCGATTCGGGGCTGGGGTGATCTTTGCGACCCTCTCGCTGCCCATGGCGCTCAGTCTGGGCGCGTCCTTCAATCAGGATGGTCTGCTGATCGCGCTCAGTGCGCTCGCAGGGGCAATTCTAACAATTGATCCGGTGCGGCACCCTAAAACGCGCTGGTGGTTTTTGCCGATCTTCATGCTGGTGATCGCTTCCAAGCCACCCTACGGTCTTCTGCTGTTCATGGCGCTGACACCTCTGGCGGCACCACACCGGTGGCGGCGCGCGTTCCTTATAGCGATCTGGGGCATCCCCCCCCTGATCTGGGTCGTCGTGATGGCTCACGTGTCATTGATGCCGTATCTGCTCGGCCCCTACAAACCCGGGCCGCTCTGGCCTGGGCAAGCCGGGGCGGTGTTCACCACGACGGCCCCCCTCGCCCAATTGCGGGTTCTGACCGCAGATCCACTTCGGATCGTGACATTGACCGTTGGCTTATTGATCGATAGCGGCGGATTTCTGATCAAATCCGGGATCGGCATGCTGGGGTGGCTGACGGTAGATTTGGCGCGATGGGCGTATGTCGGGTGGGGATTAGCACTTGCTGCCGCCGGAGCCGGGGTGATTGCCGCGCGAGCCTCGGACGGGGCGCGTTGGAACTGGCTCGACTCGGTGTTTTCAATCGTCCTCGTCTCTTGCAGCGTGATAGCCATCGAACTCGCGGTCTATCTGAGTTGGGATAAAGTAGGCAGCGCCGTGATATATGGGCCGCAAGGCCGGTATTATCTTTTATTCCTTCCCTTTCTGATGCTTGCGATCCCCCGTTTGGGAGGGCGATTCTCACGCGTGATGGTTGCCGCAAGTGTCGTTCCCGCTGTCATCATGGCGGTGATCGACATGTTTTATCTTCCGGGGTTGATGGCGCAACGCTTCTGTCTCGGATGA